TACCAACCAATAATCCATTgactattaaattaattaaattcaacaaaaaaaatggatgaaaagaattataagaaacTTTATTTTGTTAGGGTGTTTTTTTTCGATATGATAACGGAATGTGAGTAATGCAGCGTTATGGAGGTTGTGGGTGTTATACAAGGCTGTGACGGCGGAAAGCTGAAGTTAGGTGGGGGatgaaatcggaccgtccgatttattTCTGAGCGAAAGGGAGTCTAATCGGACTGACCGATTTGGGGTTGGTTTGTATATGATTCATAAAATCGGACGTACCGATTTATTGCTACTCGAATCCAGGATACCTCAAATCGATCCCAGGGATTTGTGGGTCAGCAAAAAACCACAAATCGGTCCCAGGGATTTGTGGGTCAGAAAAAAATTTGGAGACCTCAAATCGGTCCCAGGGATTTGTGGGTAAGCAGAAAACCACAAATCGGTCCCAGGAATTTGTGGGtcagaaaaaatttttgatccTTTGGAGACTAAATCGGACCCACCGATTTGCTGCAAGGTAAAACAGCTGCTGAGAAATCGGTGGCAGCGATTTCTAGTGCGTGAAAATTTCTGAATGAACCGGTCGGTCCGTCCGATTAAGCGACTCATGCGTACATAAACGAAGATTATACCAAGAAccccaattcttcttcttcttcaatccgTGAGTGTCTGCAACCCGGtgatgttcttcttcttctttcatttttctttatttttgtatattagaTTTATTGAGAGTGAGACTGTTTAAAGTAGTTTGATATTATGGATGATAgagttatattaaaaatttattgttatgGACAGATTTTGTTAGAAACATATGAGGGAGTTCAATTTGTATGTCAAAATCCAGTAGATGTTGTTATTCCGTTCACATTGTCATTGGATGAATTGAAAGgtgtgatttgtgagaagataCATTCAGAAAGATCAGGAAGAATATCGTGTATTTTGTACAGGTATCCTTTACCTGTGTTTGGTGGATTCGTCCATTTTCAGACGAAATACGTGACAGATGAAGCGAGTATACAGGaaatattttcaatgtatattgagAATCGCCGGCGAATATCGTGCATCGAGTTGTATATTGAGTTCGAGCAATCTGAAGTGGACCGAAATATTGAAGTCGAAGATTATGATAGTGGTAGCGACGAGGATTTTGAAAGTAACTATGAGATCGTTGGTCCAGGTGAAAACGAAGATGGAGCTGACGGCCCCATGAACCCAGATATGGCGGAGGTTGtgtgtgtgcgtgtgtgtgtgtgtgtgtgtatgtaaTGATTATTTATGAATATATATTTCCTGCGGTGTGATTGTGGCAGAGCTTCCTGTTGTGGCCGACGGTGAATTTACGGTGGGGATGGAATTCAGTTCAAGGGAGGAAGTAATCAAGGCAATGAAAGACTATACCATCCGTAGAGGGGTAGACTATCGGGTTTATGAGTCGGAACCGACGACATTCTATGCTAAATGTACACATTATGGCAAAGGTTGTGATTGGCTGATCAGGGTTACGAAAATGCAGAAGAAGTACTGCTGGGAGATAAGGAGGTACAATGGTAGTCACACTTGTACCCGGTCGACAATTTCTCAAGACCATTCGAAACTGGACTCCAAGACAGTTGCAGAAGCAATTAAGCCGTTGGTAGAGGTTGACCCATCTTTGAAGGTGAAATCAGTCATTGCGGAAGTGCAGTCGAAGTTTAACTATACCATCAGCTATAGGAAAGCTTGGTTAGCAAAGCAGAAGGCGGTTGAGTCAATTTTCGGAGGTTGGGAGGCATCGTATGAAGCTTTACCCTTATGGTTTGAGGCCATGTGTCACAAGGAGCCGTCAGCAGTGGTTTACTTTGAAACAATGGATGCCTACCAGGGGGATGACTTGGTTCCTGATATCTGTGTACTACATAGAGTCTTCTGGAGTTATTACCCTTGTATTAGGGCCTTCAGACATTGCAAGCCAGTAGTGCAGGTGGACGGGACTCATTTGTATGGTAAATACaagagttgtttgttggttgcaGTCTCACAAGATGGTAATAACAACATCGTGCCTATTGCATTTGCCATAGTGGAGGGGGAGACCTCTGATGCATGGTACTTTTTTCTAAGTAAACTTCGTCAACATGTGGTCACACGTGATGGTGTCGGACTTATCTCTGATCGACACGATTCTATCAGGTCAGCTATTGATCGGAGTAATGGGGCTTGGTCTCCTCCCAGAGCTTTCCATATGTTCTGTATCCGGCATATTGAGTCGAATTTCTTGAGGAAGTTCAAGGCACCGTACTTGCAGAAGCTCATCGTCAATATCGGTAAGTTTAATTACGCGGTTGATTTCCACTGTTTACTAAGTAAATTTGGCTCGATAGAACGTGATTCATTCATGATGGTTTTTTATCGTAGGGTATTCAAGGACGATACGGGAGTACCAGATGCGCTATGAACGATTAAAAGAACGGGGTGAGGCTTACACCAACTGGCTTGACCGCATCCCACGTGAGCAGTATGCTTTGGCATTCGATGGTGGATACAGATGGGGACATATGACCACCAATCTTGTGGAGTGCATCAACTCCGTTCTGAAGGGTGCACGCAATCTCCCGGTCACTGCGCTTGTTAAGGCTACATTTTACAGATTAAATGAGTTGTTCACTAGGAAAAGAGCCGAGGCTGAGGCTCGAATTAATGCTGGACATGTGTTCTCTGAGATGGTCACCTCGAAGCTGCATGCAAACCAGCGAGCATCGGGAAACATACAGGTGAGCTGTTTTGACAGAGAACATGAAGTCTTCGAAGTTCGTGAGATGCCTAATGGGGTTGAGTATGCAGTTGACCTACGCCAACAGCGGTGCGACTGTGGTGAATTCCAGGTTGACCGAATTCCGTGTCGACATGTTCTAGCTTGCTGTGCAAATCAGCGGTTGGATTGGCAAGTATATGTGCATGACGTATACAAGATGGATTCAGTTCGAAGAGTATACAGGGCGAGGTTTAGACCACTGGGAAATCCTACAACGTGGCCTGCGTATCGTGGTCCACGATTCGTTGGCAATCCGTTCCTCAGACGGGTGGCTAAAGGTCGGCCTAAGATGACCCGCttcttgaatgagatggacACCCGCATGTTGCGTGGTCCTAGGAGATGCAAGCAATGCGGTGCCGAGGGCCACAGCCGGAGTAGATGTCGTCAGCGAGGTGGTCCAAGTGCGGTCTTCATCAGCTTGGTCGGCCGGTTCATCAGCGACGTCATCATCGTCATCCTCGGAATCATCCTCGTACTcgtcctcatcatcatcctcatcctcatcatcatgGTTTCCATCACTCTCCGGATGGTCTACTAGATAGTCATCAGTGTCATCATCAACTCCCATATTACTCTCATGAATTGGACTCATCGGAATACGCCCCTGGTTTCGAGTCTGAGTAATTCCTCCCGCGGCTTCAACACTCCTACTCGAATCAACAGACATTCTGGCTCCAGAATTTTCAGAGGAAGTGCGATCCCGAGGTCTCAAATCCAATGACCTCCTAGGTTGAGTAACACCACCCGAACGTGCCCAGTGGTCGGCGGGAGACCGAGAATCATTGCCACATCCTCCAATGTCACCGCACACTCACCAACTGGAAAATGAAATGTGTGCGTCTCAGGACGCCATCTCTCAATCAGAGCATTAATCATTGCTGACTGACACTGAATTACCCCAATTTGAGAAACATAATAGAAACCCGTCTCTCGTAAATGAGCCTCAACAATTTGGTTGTACAGATCGGGCGGTTTCAAATGATCACAAACCAACAAGCGTGAACCCTACAAAATCACAGTTCCTTTATGAATTCCAGCATAATAAGTATATTAACAATAACATAATTTCTCTTACATGTCCCTCCTTACAATAATATAATCTGCCTATCAAACATACATACATTTGTAAAACatacaaattaataaatatgCTTAATTATTTGTCTAAATTATACtcagttaataataataataataataataataataataataataattaacattACCTATGGACAATAtcgataataataatagtaatatcgttaataataataataatcatgctaataattaattacatttattcacggataataataataataataacaacaacaataaatcgataataataataataataacaaNNNNNNNNNNNNNNNNNNNNNNNNNNNNNNNNNNNNNNNNNNNNNNNNNNNNNNNNNNNNNNNNNNNNNNNNNNNNNNNNNNNNNNNNNNNNNNNNNNNNNNNNNNNNNNNNNNNNNNNNNNNNNNNNNNNNNNNNNNNNNNNNNNNNNNNNNNNNNNNNNNNNNNNNNNNNNNNNNNNNNNNNNNNNNNNNNNNNNNNNNNNNNNNNNNNNNNNNNNNNNNNNNNNNNNNNNNNNNNNNNNNNNNNNNNNNNNNNNNNNNNNNNNNNNNNNNNNNNNNNNNNNNNNNNNNNNNNNNNNNNNNNNNNNNNNNNNNNNNNNNNNNNNNNNNNNNNNNNNNNNNNNNNNNNNNNNNNNNNNNNNNNNNNNNNNNNNNNNNNNNNNNNNNNNNNNNNNNNNNNNNNNNNNNNNNNNNNNNNNNNNNNNNNNNNNNNNNNNNNNNNNNNNNNNNNNNNNNNNNNNNNNNNNNNNNNNNNNNNNNNNNNNNNNNNNNNNNNNNNNNNNNNNNNNNNNNNNNNNNNNNNNNNNNNNNNNNNNNNNNNNNNNNNNNNNNNNAAatagtaaaattttattactattattatttaattattaaattaaaatattaaaaaatagaaacttACGTAATTAGAATGTCCAAGATAATTAGCAATATGAAGCTCTGGTTAATTTacatctttgattttttttctcttggacattttttcaattttttctggtGTTTTTAGTGGTCCAACAATGGTGGTGGGTGGGGTTGGGAAACACAGAGGAAAAGAGATGAGAGTGATGGAGaacaaagagagagaagaagagatgagGGTGAAAGGGACAACTAAAGTTATGAAGCTGGGATATTAACTTGCTTCCTTTCAACCAAACCGACGGAGGAATGGCTTGCATGCACGCCACCTGGCATGGAGACCTCAAATCGGTCCCAGGGATTTGCTTCCCTCCGATTACAAGAAATCGGTCCATTCGATTTTGGATTCCTAAATCGGTCCGTCCGATTTCAGTTATGCCGCCATCACAACTCGGTGATACACCCAATTCCCCCATAAGCCTGTTATACACAATCGTTACttccatattaaaattaaaaatctctattttgttattggttgatAACAAAAAGATTTATACATAATACTTTAAGCAAATTCTTTTTAGGAGACTCGCTAAAAAACTTTTAGTATTTAGAATTTGGCAAATGCTaatatattatgaaaaaaataaagattatttaaattttaaatttaagttattgatataaaatataataaataaaaaattaaaatttattttaacattTAGTGCAACACTCTTTATTTCATGGAGAGGGTTTAAGGATGAACcttaaaatatgaacaaaatatttaacaaaaaatttataaaaagtaatattaattattattgttgttgttattattattattgaaaaataaaccCACATTAACAAATTGaccatattttcttttcttaccaGAAAATTTCAGCTTCACTCTTATCCGTGTTCACTGTTCAGTGTTCACTAATTACAGACTACAGTCCCCATGAAATGAACAAAGGCGCGTGAATCAAACCGGAAGATACCCCCACGTGTCACTCGCGTAGCGGTCACACGCGTCACGCAAAACCCCATCGTCTCAATATTCCAATCACCACCACCCTTCTCTCACTCCAcacctttcttctcttctcttctctctgttCTCTGCAACAAAAagtaataatacaaaaatataaaaataaaaaataaaaaataaaaaaaatgagaatgagAGTGTGAAAATGATAACAGAATCCACAACCACCACAACAACAGTAACGACCACCGCCACGCGCTGACGCGTGAGGAAGaagaacaacagcaacaaccaGCAGAGGCTTATGGCAATGGACACTTTTCCTTGTTCTTCGAAGCGACCGTGTCCTTCTTCGTCGCAGGAGCAGAACAACGCTAGGGTTGTTCAGGGTCTGGATCACGTGGAGCAGGTGCTCCATAAGTTCCTGTGCCTCGACGATGACGACtcaacttcttcttctccttctccgtCGTCGCCGTGTTCTTCGATCTCTTTGGATCTGTCGCTGGAGAAGCTTCTGGAATCTTCTGCGTCAGATGCGGATCGAACGGTGCTCATCGACCGCGCCCTCAGGATGGGATCGATGCTCCTCGACGCAGCGAAGCACTCCTCCAGGAAGCGGGCTTCGAAGCACAACTCACTCGCTTGGCCACTCCCTCCGGACCTCACTATCAAGgttttaattcaatttcattGCTACTTTTCACTTCGTCTTGTTCATACTTTATGAATCAGTAGTTTTCGGATTTCGATTGCGATTAATTTGATTCGAGCTAGGTTGATTCAACGCTAGCTTTTCGAACGCTGTGTTTTTGAGTTTACAGGTATTGATCGGAGCGAAAGTTTTCACTTTTTAGTTTAGCTGGTTTTTTAGCTTTACAGTCACTGAACGGAACTTGCTTAAAGTAGCAATTGTTGACTTACTTCAAAGTTTAAACAAGCTAGAGTTGATTATATAGTGTTCTTAATTGCTCTTTATCATTATCATTTATGTTAGAAATGATAAATTTGTTTCCGTGTTTGTTGTTTCCTATTCTAATTGGAGTTTTGCTCCCCCTTTTAATTTCGCCTTTTCTT
This sequence is a window from Arachis duranensis cultivar V14167 chromosome 2, aradu.V14167.gnm2.J7QH, whole genome shotgun sequence. Protein-coding genes within it:
- the LOC107473405 gene encoding uncharacterized protein LOC107473405, which gives rise to MDDRVILKIYCYGQILLETYEGVQFVCQNPVDVVIPFTLSLDELKGVICEKIHSERSGRISCILYRYPLPVFGGFVHFQTKYVTDEASIQEIFSMYIENRRRISCIELYIEFEQSEVDRNIEVEDYDSGSDEDFESNYEIVGPGENEDGADGPMNPDMAEVVCVQLPVVADGEFTVGMEFSSREEVIKAMKDYTIRRGVDYRVYESEPTTFYAKCTHYGKGCDWLIRVTKMQKKYCWEIRRYNGSHTCTRSTISQDHSKLDSKTVAEAIKPLVEVDPSLKVKSVIAEVQSKFNYTISYRKAWLAKQKAVESIFGGWEASYEALPLWFEAMCHKEPSAVVYFETMDAYQGDDLVPDICVLHRVFWSYYPCIRAFRHCKPVVQVDGTHLYGKYKSCLLVAVSQDGNNNIVPIAFAIVEGETSDAWYFFLSKLRQHVVTRDGVGLISDRHDSIRSAIDRSNGAWSPPRAFHMFCIRHIESNFLRKFKAPYLQKLIVNIGYSRTIREYQMRYERLKERGEAYTNWLDRIPREQYALAFDGGYRWGHMTTNLVECINSVLKGARNLPVTALVKATFYRLNELFTRKRAEAEARINAGHVFSEMVTSKLHANQRASGNIQLTYANSGATVVNSRLTEFRVDMF